DNA sequence from the Phyllopteryx taeniolatus isolate TA_2022b chromosome 14, UOR_Ptae_1.2, whole genome shotgun sequence genome:
TCTCCCGATCGGTACAGCCGGCGTCCGACCCCTCACTGCCTAAACGTCTGTGCTTCTACAAAAGCGGCGATCATACGTTCGGCGGGCACCGAGTGGTCATCAACGCCCGCACCTTCAAGACCTTTGATGCCCTCCTGGATGCCCTTTCCAAAAAAGTGCCTCTGCCCTTTGGCGTGCGGACCATCACCACACCCCAAGGGACCCACCTGGTGAAGGGACTGGATGATTTACAGGACGGGGGGTCCTACCTGTGCTCTGACCAGAGACGAGTCAAGCCGCTCAATTTGGAGGCGGTACATCGGCGCCAGGTGCCCTGGAACACGCCCAGAGCCTTCAGCGCAGGCCGGCGGAGACGTCAGGGACTTCAGTTCACCGCATTCGGGAGGCAAGATGATAACAGCGGCAGGCCGGAGAAGTTTCCAGAGCGAGTGGCCATCAGGACGCCGAGGAGGCTGGTGGTAATCAAGAACAAGGATCCTGCCGTGAGACGCACGATTGTGCTTCAGAAAAGGACAGCGCCCACCTTTGACGCTTTGCTGGACTACCTCTCACAGGTTCTGCAGTTTCCAGTGCTCAAACTCTACTCGATCGACGGCAGAAGAGTGAGTACTTCAGTAATCTATATGTGGATCCTTGAGAGTGTCCTTAGGGCCTGCGTACCAGGCAGTGTGAAGGCCCTCTTGAAATCGTtgtgtattccatccatccattctctacaccgCTTCTCCCGTTCAGGGtcgtggggtgctggagcctatcccagttaactTCGGGTGAAAATCACAGTCACACCGTTACCGAATGgggactgaacccacgctggccACACTGAAgccaggcgaatgtaccactacatcgTTGTGTATTGTTTCGACAAATGAAACGTCTTTTGGAGGGCCCGAAAACTCAACAATTTTTGCAAGACCGGATAACCTgctgaaaatgtaaatacactACTCAAAAAAAAGTTAGAGCTATtcggctttcgggtgaaatttcaggatgaacctgaaCCGCACTATAACCGTACAGATTCACTtaatgtgtgtgaatattctcattcattcaggtcatttcattctcaggttcccatgcaacaaggcttaggaGCTAACTAACTACACTGATTAATCCTGCTCTGATGAAAGGCGAAACGTTTTCTAAGGCAACCGACAACCAGAACAGTGCGGTTGCCATCGATTGAATGCCCTGAGAAGAACTTCATTtcaccttctctaaacttttgaatgcatatGTCCACTGTTCtttttgctgttctctaacaaggagctgaatggcaaaattcacaacaggtgtttgatccacaAATGGACCAATAAATATCGTGGTTCATTTAGAATTGGTATTTCatcagtcctcttcatcatgttgtttacattttgaccgCATGTGACCAACACAAAGAATTGCTAAACAGTACTTCAAACAGGACGTTCTCAAAATGGGAGGGACCTCTGCGCTTAGTGTGTCACACAgcgtcatcagcaggttgcaacagaaaTACAGAGGGCCTCTTCGGATTCTCGTTCTTAGGAATTTTGCTTGCCTTGATGATGTTTGATCCtgatgcctgaaattgaacagggatttggccattttggtttgaaggagGGCGGCACGGAGAACGACaggttagaccgtctgcctcacagttctgaggaccgaggttcaatccccggccccgcctgtgtggagtttgcatgttctccccgtgcctgtgtgggtttttttccgggcactccggtttcctcccacatcccaaaaaaatgcatggtaggttaattgaagattctaaattgcccgcaggtgtgactgggagtgcgaatggctgtttgtttctatgtgccctgcgattggctggcaaccagttcagggtgtaccctgcctcctgtccgaagatagctgggatgggctccagtgctcccgcgacccttgtgaggataagcggctcagataatgaatggatggatggatggattttgggcaaattccaggaCTCATACTTGGACAAACTCCTACTAGGGAATTTGGCCTAATGAGCCCCAGTTGGAAGCAGGTATTCaagaccagtgatttccaaacaATTGATCTCTCCAATGCAGTGACAAGGTGACAAGTTTGCCAAATACGCAAACTCATAAATACCCCGGTTGCCAAGTTTaccaaacaaccaatcgcacatTTCCCCTGGTCAAAAACCATTCCAGCAGGGCATCCGATAAGAACACCAGCTCCCTGATGTTAGTAGTCTCTGTTGCTAATTTGCTCGAGTTGTCACAACAGAGGTTGTTAGTGTTGTGGTATTAAAACAGCTTTCCTTTTCTTGCAGATCACAGGTCTAGCTGCTCTAATCCTGTGCTCTGGATTCCTGGTGGCAGCAGGCAATGAGTCCTTCAGGCTCAGCAATCAAAGTTTCCACAGGACAAGCCAGACGGTCCAGGCAATGTTTATAGAAACAGGGCAACCATCCATGCTGCAGCTTCAAGCTAGTAAGTGTTCAATCGGTCATGTTGGTCATAAAAAACCCCAAAGTTTAAGAAGTTGAAATCAAGGTCAGAACACTGTTGTGCAGACACAGTTGTCCTCAAGGCTAAGTCTTACTCTATGGCCTGTTTTTTAAAGCCACGtactaatctttttttttttcccgaacttgcgaatggttgtccgtgtctatatgtgccctgcgactgactggcgaccagttcagggtgtagtccgccttccGCCCGAAGTCAGGATAAGTggcgttgaaaatggatggatggaactttatTGAATTTCAACTAATCAAAGACTTAAGCTTCACAtttgaaatgaagaaaagttcaaggaacacacgcaggcacagtAAAGGACACATATGCAGCTCTTCCCCCCACAATTTCAAATAGTTTGTTGGTGTCTTAATAATGTCTGTGATGTGCTTTTGTTAAAATACCCAAAAgataaaaaatgacatcatccttTACACACCTTATTtactgtcttgctgaaatcagccCTTTTTGGGGTGGACCTGGCTCTGTCTCATACAAGTGAGCCAGCCCTCGTCGCACACTATATTCTGATGGGCCAATGGCAAATCAGGCTTTTGTTACAATGACAACTAAGGGCAGAGCGTAAGCTTTGCAACCACACAGGCTTCTCGGGCTGCCTCTCATCATCTTGCTGCCAAGTGTATGTGTAACAACTGGCTCGATCTGCCAGCGACAATGCGCGTTCCAACCTACATTTGGCCGTCAGGTATATGCTGCAGCCGGATGCTTGCTTCTACTTGCTGGAGTAGAGTCCAGACTGTGGGAAAAAAGCGAGCACCCGCTTCATACTTCACTGTGTGTGGCGCATGAACACGTCACCAAACACCAATAATGTCTGACTGCCACCACGTCGACAACTTCACAGTCCAGTATGTGACGCTATTCAGACGCTAACACTGTTAGCgaacgctaatctgtgcatccaacaaaagtCAATGCAGTTCTGTTAACCTTTCTGCGTTGACGTGATAGCAGGGGTGTCACACCCATGGGGGATGTAGATGTTTCTGTATGATAGTGCCTCTGCATATTATTTCAGACAGCGTAGTCCAAAGCGATTCTGGAACTTCGCCCTGCCTCGGTGATCACATCATGGGTggcggttattatgtaaattaagcCCTCTGCTATGTAACAGTAGGTCAGAGGCTACCTCACAAAATTAGCCggataacaaaagatttacttggaattacacatactgtatgcggGGAGGCAAGCAGGCACTCCAGACCCAACTATTTTTATACAAGCAAATAACGAGTCAATTTTATATAATATGCTCCTTTTAAAAGAAAGGCCTTGGCAATCATCAGGCTTAAAATATCATAGAAATGAATATGACCTTATCATCCAAGTAATAATCATCTTTCTCATCTTTCTTTCCCAAAAGACAACCACAAATCAGTCTCAAGTGGAAGAGGCTCCAGGAATTTCTCTCTGTCATCTGAGCAGTACATGATCAACCAGATAAACAAGTCTCAGAAGGGAAGTGCAAACAGTCACGCTAGAGCAACCGAAACCAACCCGATGTGCTTGGAGCCTGCAGTGACGGCTCACCAGCGCAATGCTTGCATCCTACCTCAGGACGACGACGTCGAGAAATCCTTCCGGGTGAACCAAGATGGCAGCATGTCCGTCGAGATGAAAGTGCGCCTCACCATCAAAGAGGAGGAGATGCTCCACTGGACCACCACAGTCAGCCGCTCCAGCCTTATGAGGAGGACAGTTCGTACCTCTGTCACAGAGTCGGGCAACATTTCTCCTGACTCGAACATCTATGTTGCCAAACAACCCTCGGACATATGCAAAGACGAGGCAAAAGAGGGGAACCAGCCTCCTGCAAGTGGAGCTGTGGTCAGCTTTAACGAcatgggggaaagaaaaaaaaggttcagaCGTGCCCCTACTCCAGGCCCTCGTCATGTGAAGAAGGAGGCGTCTGTTGAGAGTGTGAAGATGCTGACAGAGTCCGGGGTCCAAGAAAGCTCCCTGGACCATTATTCATATTTAGAGAGGACAACTGAAGGAGACACAATGGAGGGATACTGCAGGGTCAGACGCAGTAGCAGTAGCCAACCGGTCCCGAAGCCTCTGAAAACTGTTCCGCAAGGCAATAACGCCTCCCTTCTTAAGTCCTCGGGAGTAGCCGAGGTTCTCAAGATAGAAAATGATGGGGTGGCGGTTCGAGAGACTGTGATGCGTATTTATGACAGTCAGAGCTGCTACAACAATTACCTTGCAAATGAGGGTCCAGGTGACGGACCTTTGTATCATTCCCCTCCAGTGTCACAAAGCCACCAGTCCACAACCTCAGGGCCTTGTTCATCCAGCAATGACATTGACTTTAGCTGGCAGCAGCCTACTGCTGACTCACTCCAAAGACAGAAAGAGGAGCTGTTGTCATTATCATCAGAGCCTGTGTCCTCAAAACTCCAGGTGGCAAACGGCACATCTTCAGTGTCTAACAATGAagccaaaactaaaaaaaactcctCAACTCGACTCCAGAAACAgacagagacaaaaaaaagctcacAGTCAAGGTTAATTAATAAAAAGCGGAAACAATCGACGGTAGACCATCTCAATAGCAAGGCTTATGCTGGAAAGAAGAGCCTTAGTTCAACGGAGAGTGCTAAAAGTGGTCAAAACGTGAAGCTAGCTGAGAAAACGCACCCCAAAACTTCAGGCAGACGTGGAATGGAATCAGAAATATTAGCTAGATCCTCAaccaaggaaaaaaacatgaataaagtaGCTGCTAAGTATAATGGCGACAATGTAGATACTCCATCTGTCAGGCCTTCCATGAAGAAGAACGTGTCAGATCTTTTAAAGCTCCAAAAATCTTCAAGAAAAAAGGCAAGTACCAAGCCCATTCCAATGGCCGTCAACAGGATGTCATCCTCATCGTTGGCtcaacaaaatgtttcaaagaTTTCTCTCAACCGATCCCCCTCTGAAATCCACCAGTATGTTGAGAACTGGTTGGAGGAGGTCATTCCAGACCCAGTGGTGTACATGGTAACCTCAAATGGACCAGAGCCACCAACaaaggttttatttaaaattggtTGTGATTCAGAAACTGAGGAAAAGAAGGAAACCCAGACTGATCCAGAAGATTACTGTCAGACACCCTCTAATGCTTTGAGGGAATCAGCTTCTTGTCTGTCGTTCCCCCTCTGGCCCAAGGAACACAAAGCAACAGATCTTTCAGTGCCAAATGTTGAACCCGCTCACCATCAGAACTGTGTATGGTCAAACACCTCTGCTGAGATAATCAATGAATCACCATCGCAAATCAGTATTTTAAGCCCTAAAGAAAAGATGCAACCGGTCTTGCAAGAACTTTGTTCATCAATACAGTCTATGCGAAAGACATCTAACCAATCAAGCAGTCCTCTTGAATTCTCATCTCAGGTGGCTTCGGTGTTTGGCTCCTCGTGCAAAGCCTTCTTGTCATTCTTGTCAGTGATGACTCTGAGAGATGGTCTTACAGCTGACAGCACCGGTTCGGAAAAAGCCTCAGAGGCCATGCTTCTTTTGAAGTTCCTGCTGAACATTTCTGCTATCGAAGACCAGGATGAGCAACGGGCGGGTCTGACTGATTTGCACAGTGGAGCTTCTCCCCAGTTCATGAAGAGCTGGAGGGATTTCCAAACTTGGAGGGAAAACCTGGAGAGAGAATCACTCATTCCCAAATTTCAAGACGCACAAGATGCAGTTTGGGTCCAGGGTTTAATTGTTGATGAGCTAATGAAGGAGATGAATATGTCGTGGGAGCTCAGGATGGAGATGTCATCAGCATTTCAACAACCTCTAGAAGAAGAGGCCGCTGTTGTAGAGCCTGAACGAAACTCCTCAGAATCAGCAGCTGTGGAGCAGCATGTGCAGGATTCAGACTTAAAACAAGGATGTGATAATGCATGGATTCATGAAAATACCAGTGATAAGAACGATGACTCATCATGGGGTGGGGAGATGGAAGAAGAGCCTGCTAAGGAAACAGGGTATAAATTTAAAGAATCAAAAGTATCGCTGGGAGACACACTGGACTTCCAAGTTGATGAAGGAAATGTAAAGGGTGAAGATGATCACATGGAGGAGTCAGGTGAGGTGATGAATGAAGGGGAGATGAAACAGAACGGTAATGAGGAGGACACAGAGGAGGAATCAGTGAGAGAAGAAGTGGGGCAAGAAGAGGAACATGGCGAGGAAGGGACAGAAAATGAGGAAAGTGAGGAAAAAGATGAGGTATTCGAAGAGGAAGGGGATAAAACAATAGATGAACTTGAAGCAAGAGAGAATGGTGCAGAGACAGATGTGACTAAAGGcgatgaggcagatgtggtagaAGAAGATGAGGACAACAGGGCAGAGAAAACCACTGACGAGAAGGCTGAGAATAAAGACGTCAAGGAAGAAGGTGCGTGGGAGCCTGTTGAGGGAGACGAAGAAGtgaacaaagaagaagaggaggaggaatatATAGAAGATGAAAAGGATGTCAAAGATCAAATTGGGGAAAACATGGAAGAGGAAGGAACAGAGGTCTTAAGTGATGACAACAACAAGGAGGGTAATATAAACCCACCGGAAGCAACTAAAGACAAGGAACAAGTAGGTGTGCTAGAATGGCCAGAGAAGCTGGCAGAGAGTGAGGAGGACACTCGAGAAACTAATCCAGATGAAGCATCTATAGACCAAGTGGAAATGCCTGGCAGGACAAAAGAACCTACTACGGATGCGGAAAAAGTAGAAAGTGTTCTGGTCAAACAGACAGAGAACGCAGAGAAAGATGAGGAGGACACACAAGAAACTTGCCCAGAGGAAGACCTTGTACACGAAGTGCCTGGTCAGATACTGGCTGAAGCGGAAAGTGAAGAAAACCTTGACTGTTCCCAGGAACCAAACCCAGAGGTAGAAGGTACAGCAAGTTTCTTTCATGAGGGGAAGGGGCATGATAACATTGAAGAAAGCATGGGAGAGGAAGCAACAGAGGATTTAAGTGAGGACAACAACAAGAAGGGTAATACTGATGTAGATGTACCTAAACCCAGTCCAGATGAGGAAAAAGTAGATCAGACAGAACAGACAGATAAGCTGGAGGAGGATGACGAGGATACTAGAAACTCTAGTCCTGAGGGAGAATCTGTCGACCAAGTAGAGAAGTCAAGTCAGACACCAAGTGAAGCAGAGAGTGAATACAACTTGGGATGTTCCCAAGAAACAAATCCAGAGGTAAAAGATACACCAAGTCCCCATGATGAGAGAGCTGAAGAAGTGGACGAGAAGGAGGATAATACTGTAGATGAAAAAGACACTAAAGATGACTTTGAGGAAAACATGCAAGAGGAAGGACCAGAGGTCTTAAATGAGGTCAACAACAAGGAAATTAATGTTGATGTACCTAAACCCACTACACACAAGAAACAAGTAGCTCAAGAAGAGCAGGCAGAGAAGCTGGAGGACGATGAGGAGGACACTTGTCAAATGGAAGACTCTGGAGAGGAAATGGAGATGCCAAGTCAGATACCAACCGAAACAGAGAGTGAAGATGACTTGGGATGCTTCCAGGAACCAAATACAGAGGTTGAAGGCATAGCGGGTTCCACCGATGAGGGAGTTGTCAACAAGAAGGAGGATAATACGGAAGATGAAGTAAGGGAAAATGATGACATTGAGGAAAACATGGAAGAGGAAAGAAGAGAGGTGTTAAGTGAGGACAATATCAAGACGTTTCATGGTAATGTAGCTGTACCTGAGCTTCCTACAGACGAGGAACAAAATGAGAAGCTGGATGAGGACACCTGTCCTAAGGAAGAATCTGGAGAGGAAGTGGAGAAGCCAAATCAGACACCAACTAAAACAGAGAGTGAAAATAATGGCGTTGAGGACTTGAT
Encoded proteins:
- the LOC133488980 gene encoding oxygen-regulated protein 1 isoform X1; translation: MSNTPTKEKPVQADSPASGPTQLSRSVQPASDPSLPKRLCFYKSGDHTFGGHRVVINARTFKTFDALLDALSKKVPLPFGVRTITTPQGTHLVKGLDDLQDGGSYLCSDQRRVKPLNLEAVHRRQVPWNTPRAFSAGRRRRQGLQFTAFGRQDDNSGRPEKFPERVAIRTPRRLVVIKNKDPAVRRTIVLQKRTAPTFDALLDYLSQVLQFPVLKLYSIDGRRITGLAALILCSGFLVAAGNESFRLSNQSFHRTSQTVQAMFIETGQPSMLQLQANNHKSVSSGRGSRNFSLSSEQYMINQINKSQKGSANSHARATETNPMCLEPAVTAHQRNACILPQDDDVEKSFRVNQDGSMSVEMKVRLTIKEEEMLHWTTTVSRSSLMRRTVRTSVTESGNISPDSNIYVAKQPSDICKDEAKEGNQPPASGAVVSFNDMGERKKRFRRAPTPGPRHVKKEASVESVKMLTESGVQESSLDHYSYLERTTEGDTMEGYCRVRRSSSSQPVPKPLKTVPQGNNASLLKSSGVAEVLKIENDGVAVRETVMRIYDSQSCYNNYLANEGPGDGPLYHSPPVSQSHQSTTSGPCSSSNDIDFSWQQPTADSLQRQKEELLSLSSEPVSSKLQVANGTSSVSNNEAKTKKNSSTRLQKQTETKKSSQSRLINKKRKQSTVDHLNSKAYAGKKSLSSTESAKSGQNVKLAEKTHPKTSGRRGMESEILARSSTKEKNMNKVAAKYNGDNVDTPSVRPSMKKNVSDLLKLQKSSRKKASTKPIPMAVNRMSSSSLAQQNVSKISLNRSPSEIHQYVENWLEEVIPDPVVYMVTSNGPEPPTKVLFKIGCDSETEEKKETQTDPEDYCQTPSNALRESASCLSFPLWPKEHKATDLSVPNVEPAHHQNCVWSNTSAEIINESPSQISILSPKEKMQPVLQELCSSIQSMRKTSNQSSSPLEFSSQVASVFGSSCKAFLSFLSVMTLRDGLTADSTGSEKASEAMLLLKFLLNISAIEDQDEQRAGLTDLHSGASPQFMKSWRDFQTWRENLERESLIPKFQDAQDAVWVQGLIVDELMKEMNMSWELRMEMSSAFQQPLEEEAAVVEPERNSSESAAVEQHVQDSDLKQGCDNAWIHENTSDKNDDSSWGGEMEEEPAKETGYKFKESKVSLGDTLDFQVDEGNVKGEDDHMEESGEVMNEGEMKQNGNEEDTEEESVREEVGQEEEHGEEGTENEESEEKDEVFEEEGDKTIDELEARENGAETDVTKGDEADVVEEDEDNRAEKTTDEKAENKDVKEEGAWEPVEGDEEVNKEEEEEEYIEDEKDVKDQIGENMEEEGTEVLSDDNNKEGNINPPEATKDKEQVGVLEWPEKLAESEEDTRETNPDEASIDQVEMPGRTKEPTTDAEKVESVLVKQTENAEKDEEDTQETCPEEDLVHEVPGQILAEAESEENLDCSQEPNPEVEGTASFFHEGKGHDNIEESMGEEATEDLSEDNNKKGNTDVDVPKPSPDEEKVDQTEQTDKLEEDDEDTRNSSPEGESVDQVEKSSQTPSEAESEYNLGCSQETNPEVKDTPSPHDERAEEVDEKEDNTVDEKDTKDDFEENMQEEGPEVLNEVNNKEINVDVPKPTTHKKQVAQEEQAEKLEDDEEDTCQMEDSGEEMEMPSQIPTETESEDDLGCFQEPNTEVEGIAGSTDEGVVNKKEDNTEDEVRENDDIEENMEEERREVLSEDNIKTFHGNVAVPELPTDEEQNEKLDEDTCPKEESGEEVEKPNQTPTKTESENNGVEDLIKRCAQKANLEVEVPTKVPGETVCTSPQKETGEEDLSNTEHSTEYSLECLSEERFEKDTVLENEVGMQPQEQSSSFSHPVEISQELLDFVNSALQSSSLIFTYDDRGKIRIEPDCAQITEMKQTLDPKSQRDFPYGSKCLESPITSDLSDYRPESLESGGYQSQESVDIASESGEDASERPPEGFTEGTNPERATAKIFQGHSKGGSFSSDDSLTKASREVLSYCKKVDNDPVPKAETYPEPSDGVLIDQGRWLLKENHLIRNSPPDGMYRDLDSSSDNTENSSEESHPISQDTPLAVISSSELEELAKPQPPRCSYFTMPHGSDSDPFPDDASDRSQSQDTICTKGRGFRVSPVIDTSKTRANKNGSLSSFTSVEFKIADRRVHPEEAESSGGPEARGNSRGRLQSQHSSDVMNMRCGQYCEIL
- the LOC133488980 gene encoding oxygen-regulated protein 1 isoform X2, with translation MFIETGQPSMLQLQANNHKSVSSGRGSRNFSLSSEQYMINQINKSQKGSANSHARATETNPMCLEPAVTAHQRNACILPQDDDVEKSFRVNQDGSMSVEMKVRLTIKEEEMLHWTTTVSRSSLMRRTVRTSVTESGNISPDSNIYVAKQPSDICKDEAKEGNQPPASGAVVSFNDMGERKKRFRRAPTPGPRHVKKEASVESVKMLTESGVQESSLDHYSYLERTTEGDTMEGYCRVRRSSSSQPVPKPLKTVPQGNNASLLKSSGVAEVLKIENDGVAVRETVMRIYDSQSCYNNYLANEGPGDGPLYHSPPVSQSHQSTTSGPCSSSNDIDFSWQQPTADSLQRQKEELLSLSSEPVSSKLQVANGTSSVSNNEAKTKKNSSTRLQKQTETKKSSQSRLINKKRKQSTVDHLNSKAYAGKKSLSSTESAKSGQNVKLAEKTHPKTSGRRGMESEILARSSTKEKNMNKVAAKYNGDNVDTPSVRPSMKKNVSDLLKLQKSSRKKASTKPIPMAVNRMSSSSLAQQNVSKISLNRSPSEIHQYVENWLEEVIPDPVVYMVTSNGPEPPTKVLFKIGCDSETEEKKETQTDPEDYCQTPSNALRESASCLSFPLWPKEHKATDLSVPNVEPAHHQNCVWSNTSAEIINESPSQISILSPKEKMQPVLQELCSSIQSMRKTSNQSSSPLEFSSQVASVFGSSCKAFLSFLSVMTLRDGLTADSTGSEKASEAMLLLKFLLNISAIEDQDEQRAGLTDLHSGASPQFMKSWRDFQTWRENLERESLIPKFQDAQDAVWVQGLIVDELMKEMNMSWELRMEMSSAFQQPLEEEAAVVEPERNSSESAAVEQHVQDSDLKQGCDNAWIHENTSDKNDDSSWGGEMEEEPAKETGYKFKESKVSLGDTLDFQVDEGNVKGEDDHMEESGEVMNEGEMKQNGNEEDTEEESVREEVGQEEEHGEEGTENEESEEKDEVFEEEGDKTIDELEARENGAETDVTKGDEADVVEEDEDNRAEKTTDEKAENKDVKEEGAWEPVEGDEEVNKEEEEEEYIEDEKDVKDQIGENMEEEGTEVLSDDNNKEGNINPPEATKDKEQVGVLEWPEKLAESEEDTRETNPDEASIDQVEMPGRTKEPTTDAEKVESVLVKQTENAEKDEEDTQETCPEEDLVHEVPGQILAEAESEENLDCSQEPNPEVEGTASFFHEGKGHDNIEESMGEEATEDLSEDNNKKGNTDVDVPKPSPDEEKVDQTEQTDKLEEDDEDTRNSSPEGESVDQVEKSSQTPSEAESEYNLGCSQETNPEVKDTPSPHDERAEEVDEKEDNTVDEKDTKDDFEENMQEEGPEVLNEVNNKEINVDVPKPTTHKKQVAQEEQAEKLEDDEEDTCQMEDSGEEMEMPSQIPTETESEDDLGCFQEPNTEVEGIAGSTDEGVVNKKEDNTEDEVRENDDIEENMEEERREVLSEDNIKTFHGNVAVPELPTDEEQNEKLDEDTCPKEESGEEVEKPNQTPTKTESENNGVEDLIKRCAQKANLEVEVPTKVPGETVCTSPQKETGEEDLSNTEHSTEYSLECLSEERFEKDTVLENEVGMQPQEQSSSFSHPVEISQELLDFVNSALQSSSLIFTYDDRGKIRIEPDCAQITEMKQTLDPKSQRDFPYGSKCLESPITSDLSDYRPESLESGGYQSQESVDIASESGEDASERPPEGFTEGTNPERATAKIFQGHSKGGSFSSDDSLTKASREVLSYCKKVDNDPVPKAETYPEPSDGVLIDQGRWLLKENHLIRNSPPDGMYRDLDSSSDNTENSSEESHPISQDTPLAVISSSELEELAKPQPPRCSYFTMPHGSDSDPFPDDASDRSQSQDTICTKGRGFRVSPVIDTSKTRANKNGSLSSFTSVEFKIADRRVHPEEAESSGGPEARGNSRGRLQSQHSSDVMNMRCGQYCEIL